Genomic window (Helianthus annuus cultivar XRQ/B chromosome 3, HanXRQr2.0-SUNRISE, whole genome shotgun sequence):
ttACTCTAAATTTAGAATGCAATACTTATAACAAAATGCTAAATTATTTCAAAATGATGAATGATTTCTCACAAATACGGTTTTCAAAGagatgttatttatttatttatttttaataaatccgCAACAACATCATTCCATACGAAAatagggcaattacaaagcaatgaaGATGTTATAAATTTAGAATGCAATACGTATAACAAAATGCTAAGTAATTTCAATTTGATGAACGATTTCTCACAAATACGGTTTTCAAATTTTATTATAATTGATAACTTTTGGTAAATCTATAATGTCAAAAGAAATATATATCAAATTAATGGACTATTTTGTCAACTAAAGGGATCTATTAGAAGAAAATGATTAtgaaaaattaattaaacaaatTGTGGGGCGGGGGTTAGGTTTTAAAGGTTAAGAGTTTAAATCTTTAAAAAACATTGTCGTAAAGTTAAAAGAAATAATTTGAATCTTTGTTTATAAAGTTATAATATGTAGTTTTAAATGCAAtatttatttagtatatatttagTTTATCATTGTTGGTAATggcataaatatatatatttgaaaaaaaaatgatttttacaatacctttttttatatataaaaagaccTCATGTCAAATTTTGTTTTAGGCCTGGGTCTCTCCGTTAGCTACCTAACTTTCGATCTATATAACGGTCTTCTTATTTCAGCTCTAAAATTGTAGTACAAAAAACCAgaataacatacatacatacatacaccaATGGATTTTCTCTCAAACACACTCTACGTAGTCGCAGCCACATCTCTTGTTGTTCTTGTCCTCTATGTCTACAATCAACAGCAACATGGGAAGAAGCAACATCCGATTGCTGGGACATTGTTCAATCAGCTTCTTAACTTCCACAGGTTGCATGATTACATGACCGATCTTGCTACAAAGTACAAAACTTACCGTCTGATCACTCCTTTCCGCAATGAGGTTTATACGTCCGATCCAGCTAATGTTGAGTACATCCTCAAGACCAATTTTGAAAATTATATCAAGGTTTGGAATTCATTTTTATAATATGATTTCTTGATGATGTGGTTTTTGAAACTTGTTGTTACTTCAATGTAGGGAACGTATCACCACGACATCCTGAAAGATCTTATGGGTGATGGAATATTCACAGTTGATGGGGATAAGTGGCGAGAACAAAGGAAGATCTCAAGTTATGAGTTTTCAACAAAAGTCTTGAGAGATTTTAGTAGTGTAATATTCAGAAAAAATGCAGTAAAACTCGCCCATATACTCTCTGAATCTGCTGATAACAATCAAAGTCGCGATATAAATGTACGTTTGTTTCAGTCAACAACATTTGATCACACTCccagctatatatatatatatattatttttttttcatatatatatatacaggacTTGTTCATGAAAACAACATTGGATTCAATACTCAAGATTGCTTTCGGAACTGATCTTGACAGCATGTGTGGGTCAAGTGAAGAAGTTGTTAGATTTAGTAATGCTTTTGATGGTGCAAGTGCATTAACACTCAGACGGTATGTTGACATAACATGGAAAATCAAGAGACTTTTTAATATAGGATCGGAAGCAAAGTTGAAGCAAAATGTCAAAGTGGTTGATGAGTTTGTTTATAAGTTGATCCAGACAAAGACTCAACAAATGCACAACAGACAACATTATTTTTTGGTAAGCCAATTCTCTCTTGTATAGATAGCAAAATTAATACGTGGGTCGAGCGGGTTGGATAGTGGATTAAGACatctaattattattattaattattaattattattaatatacatacattaattattaatattaattaattaattaatatacaTACATTTTGCAAGATTTGGTGAATAGTaactttactttttttttttaagttttaatcTCACTCACCCCTTGAGTATATGCTTCAACAGGAATCACACAAGGGTAGATTATAAACCTCTAGTAAAATGACCGCCCATAACAAAGTACATTGCATAGTAGCCCAATAGTTTTATCATTCTCTTATAAATTTCGTTTGTCAGTTATTTTCATGTGTTGCTTGTATATATGCTGGTTATGATTATATACATATGTGCTGGTTATAAAAGTCATGTGTTGCTAAACTAAATACGCAATTGCATTTAATTTTCTTTCGACATTCCGATAAAAATTTTATTGAATATGAAGTTGTATTCAACAAAGCAATAGAGTGACAAATCGAGCCGGCCCGACCGAACAATATCAGTATTTGTTCATAGGGTTTCTGTCGATGTAAAACATTACTTTATTTTTTTGTTACAATATACGACTTTTGTGTGATAAAACTATTGTAAATGAAGTTTTTTTGGTCTTTGAAACCAAGTCTTACAAATTTTAACATCTATGTCGCAACATATGGGTTTCACCTCCTGCTAGTTTATAACAAGGGCCATATGGGGTCGATTGGGTTGTGTGCTTGGGTTGCTTTGAAATGCTTTTTTGTCCAAATTTGTTGTATGCTAATTTCTGTAGTTACATGTGAccatttaaaaatttgaaaaattaaatcAACTATTTATATGTACGTAGATAAAATTCTCTCTCTAGTCTCTTCCCATATAGTAATAATATAAAAACAACTATAGTATAGCTTGACCCTTGAAGTTGGAAAAGCTACATGTAACTTCAAAGTTGTTACTCTTCTTGCATATTTTGGGAATTAGTTGATAACTAGGATAAACTGCCTACAATTACCACATCATCTAT
Coding sequences:
- the LOC110932665 gene encoding cytochrome P450 704C1, whose protein sequence is MDFLSNTLYVVAATSLVVLVLYVYNQQQHGKKQHPIAGTLFNQLLNFHRLHDYMTDLATKYKTYRLITPFRNEVYTSDPANVEYILKTNFENYIKGTYHHDILKDLMGDGIFTVDGDKWREQRKISSYEFSTKVLRDFSSVIFRKNAVKLAHILSESADNNQSRDINDLFMKTTLDSILKIAFGTDLDSMCGSSEEVVRFSNAFDGASALTLRRYVDITWKIKRLFNIGSEAKLKQNVKVVDEFVYKLIQTKTQQMHNRQHYFLLKKEDILSRFLQVNNTDSKYLRDIILNFIIAGKDSTSTAMTWFIYMLCKHPDIQNNVAVEIRKATNMRNDAMNVEEFANNVSEEALEKMQYLHATLTETLRLFPVVPVDAKMCFADDVLPDGYGVKKGDMVAYQPYAMGRMKFIWGDDAHEFKPERWLDQYGHFQPNSPFKFTAFQAGQRICLGREFAYRQMKIFSSILLGCFMFKLSDESKTAKYKTMLNLHIDGGLDIHVFNRFR